The Blattabacterium sp. (Blatta orientalis) str. Tarazona genome contains the following window.
AATTGCAGTATTCTTTAAAAATAGAGGCACACAAATTTAGTAGAAAAGCGGTTTTTTTCATAAAAAAATCTGGTGGAGAAGCATTATTCATAAGTAGATAAAAATCATAATGAATAATTTTTTAGTTACATTTCATAATATTTGGAATGCGAAAGAATTACGAAAGAAAATTATAACCACTTTAAGTTTTTTATTAGTATATCGTTTTGGGGCTTATATCCCTATTCCTGGTATTAATCCATTAGGAATCAGTAATTTTTTAGAAAGTCTGAATTCAGGTTCTAAAGGTCTTATGCAAATTCTTTCTTCTTTTACAGGAGGAGCTTTTAATCGAGCTTCTATTTTTGCTTTGGGAATCATGCCTTATATATCTGCATCTATTATTATACAATTAATGTGTATAATTATTCCTTATTTGCAAAGATTGCAAAGAGATGGAGAAACCGGAAGAAGGCAAATTAATTTTCTTACAAGATGGTTAACTGTAGGCATATGCCTAATACAAGCTCCTTTATATTTAATTTCTTTAACCAAACAGTTTATTCCTTTTTCAAATTCAGTTTTATCCAACGCTTATCTTCTAAAAATAAATACTTTTTATGGAAAAACTTTGTTTTGGACAATAGGAATTGTTATCTTAACTTCTGGAACCTTGTTTACTATGTGGTTAGGGGATAAAATAACAGAAGAAGGAATAGGAAACGGGGTCTCCTTAATTATTATGTCCGGAATTATAGCTCGTTTTCCGGATGCTATAACTAAAGAGATTTTTAGTAAATTGGAGGTTGGTCATGGAGGCTTAATAGTTTTGTTTTTTGAAATTTTGTTATGGTTATTAGTAATTCTTTTTTCTATTGTAATTATTCAAGCTATTAGAAAAATTCCTGTGCAATATGTTTCTCATTACAAATCTTTAGGTTTTGATTCTAAATTGATTCATAAAAAACATCAGTATATTCCATTAAAAATGACGGCTGCAGGTGTAATGCCTATTATTTTTTCTCAGGCTATTATGCTTTTTCCTTTGACTTTTTACGATTATGTTCATAATGATAAAATGAAAAAATTCTTTTATCTTTTTCAAGATGTTTATGGATTATGTTATAATTTAACTTTTTCCTTATTAGTGATAATTTTTACTTTTTTTTATACTGCAATTACAATTCCGGTCAATCAAATGGCTGATGATTTAAAAAGGAACGGAGGACATATTCCAAAGATAAAACCGGGAAAAGAAACAGCAGAATATATAGATTCTGTCTTATCAAAGATCACATTTCCTGGAGCTATATTGCTAGCTATAATAGCCATACTTCCATCTATAGTTTTTCGTTTAGGTATCACTCAAAACTTTGCATTATTTTATGGAGGAACATCTTTATTAATTGTAGTTGGAGTAATTTTAGATATCATACAACAAGTTGATATATATTTATTGAATTATTATTATGATGATTTGATGATGATGAAAAATCGTAACAGCAGATATACTATTAGCAGTAAATTATAGTAATAATTCTTTTTTTTGTATATTGTGTAGCAGAAGAATAAACGTAATTAATTAATTTGTATATGGCTAAACAAAAGCATATTGAAGTTGATGGAACCATTATAGAATCTTCTCCAAATGCCATGTTCCGTGTTGAATTGGAAAATGGATGTATTGTTAAGGCACATATTTCTGGAAAAATGAGAATGCATTATATAAAAATATTACCTGGAGATAAAGTGAGATTAGAAATGTCATCTTATGATTTAAAAAGAGGAAGAATAACATATAGATATTAATTTTATATTATGAAAGTAAGAACTTCTTTAAAAAAAAGAACTGATAATTGTAAAATAATTAGAAGAAAAGGACGTTTACGAATTATCAATAAAAAAAATCCTAGATTTAAACAGAAACAAGGTTAATCGTTAATTTTATATGTTATGTCAGTCAGAATATCAGGTGTTGATTTACCTAAATCTAAAAGAGGGATCATTGGACTTACGTATTTATATGGAATAAGTAAAAGTCTGTCTAAGAAGATTTTATCATCTGTTGGAATAAATGAAAATATAAGGGTGATGGATTGGTCAGATGAAGAAATCAGCAATATTAGGAAATATATTTCAAATCATGTGAAAATAGAGGGAGAATTAAGATCTGAAATACAATTAAGTATTAAAAGTTTAATGGATATTGGTTGTTATAGAGGAACTAGACATAGAAAACGTTTACCTTTAAGAGGACAGAAAACTAAAAATAATTGTAGAACTAGAAAAGGAAGAAAAAAAACTGTAGCAAACAAGAAAAAAGCAGTAAAATAAAATTATTTCATATAATAATATATGGCAAAATCATCATTGGGGAAAAAAAAATCTATTGTAATAGATTCATTGGGGATCGCCCATATTCAATCTACATTTAATAATATTATTATTACACTGACAAATAAAAAAGGAGAAGTAATAGCTTGGTCCTCTGCTGGAAAAATGAATTTTAAAGGATCTAAGAAAAATACTCCTTATGCAGCTCAGATGGCTGCGGAAAACGTAGACAAAAAAGGATTAAATGCGGGAATAAAAAAAGTAGAAGTAAAGGTAAAAGGTCCTGGCGCTGGTAGAGATGCTGCTATAAGAGCATTAAGTAATTCTGGAATTGTAGTTACTTTAATAAAAGATATTACTCCTTTACCACATAATGGTTGTCGTCCTCCTAAAAGAAGAAGAGTTTAATATTTTTTTGTATGGCAAAATATATAGGACCAAAAACAAAAATCTCTAGAAAATTTGGAGAATGTATATACGGAGAAGACAAGTATTTTGAAAGAAGAAAATATCCTTCCGGTCAACATGGAAATAATCGTCGCAGAGGGAAACGATCGGAATATTTTATACAACTAATAGAAAAACAAAAAGCGAAATATACTTACGGTATATTAGAACGTCAATTTGAAAAGTTATTTTTTGAAGCCGCAAGAAAGAAGGGAATTACCGGAGAACTATTATTACAAGCATGTGAATCTCGTTTGGATAATATTGTATTTAGATTGAAATTTTCTCCATCCAGATCTTCTGCTCGTCAAATAGTTTCTCATAGACATATTACAGTAAATGATCGTATAGTCAATATTCCATCTTTCAGATTAAGGCCTGGTGATAAAATAGGAATAAGAGAAAAATCTAAAAAACATCCAGTTATATTGGAATCTATAAGTAATAAAGTAGGCTCATTAGTAGAATGGTTAATTTTAGATGAAAAGAATATGTTTGGAGTATTTAGAATTATGCCAAAAAGGAAACAAATACCTGAAAATATTAAAGAACAACTCATTGTTGAATTATATTCAAAATAAGGAAAAATCATATTATGTCTATTTTAGATTTTGTTAAACCTGATAGAATCACGATATCGGAATTTACAGATCAAAAGGGTATTTTTCATTTGAAACCTTTAGAACCTGGATATGGTCTGACATTGGGAAATGCTTTAAGGAGAGTTCTTTTGGGTTCTTTAAAAGGTTTTGCGGTAACTTCCATAAAAATTAAAGGAGTTAAATATGAGTTTTCTACTATAGAAGGAGTAGTAGAAGATGTCACTGAAATTATATTGAATTTCAAAAAAATTCGTTTTCATCGGAAAGTTAAAGGAATAACGAAAGAAACAGTCAATGTATTAATCAAAAATAAAGAAAAAATTACTGGAAAAATTTTAAATGAATTTATTTCTAGTTTTCAAGTTTTAAATACGGATGTAGTTGTTTGCCATAAAGAAAAATCTATCCCCTTAGAAATGAGTTTTACTATTGAAGAAGGAAGAGGTTATGTTCCAGCAGAAGAAAATAAAAAAAACAATGATGATTTAATAGGGAATATTCCTATAGATTCTATTTATACACCTATTAAAAATGTAAAATATACAATAGAAAATTGTCGTGTGGGTCAGAAAACAGATTTTGAAAGTCTTTCATTAGAAATAATAACAGATGGATCTATGTCTCCAAAAATAGCTTTAATGGAAGCTTCTAAAATTTTAATAAAATATTTTTCTATTTTTTCTCATGAAAAAATAGGAAAAAAAGAACATGAAGAAATTAGTAAAGAAAGAAAATATGATGAAGAATTTTTGCGTATACGTACATTATTAAAATCCAAATTGACTGATATGGATTTATCTGTACGAACAAAAAATTGTTTGAAATCTGCATCTATACAGTCTGTAGCAGATTTGGTTAATTGCAATAGATCTAATATGTTAAAAATGAGAAATTTCGGAAAAAAATCCTTGGAGGAATTAGAAAGTAAAATGAAAGAAAAAGGTTTGTATTTTGGAATGGATATTTCCGAGTATAAGTTAAACCAGGAATAGATTTTTGATTTATGAATCATAGGAGAAAAAACAATCATTTAGGACGAAAATTCGGACACAGAAAATCTACTCTTTCTAATATGTCTTCATCTTTAATTAAAGAAAAAAGAATCTTTACTACTTTAGCTAAAGCAAAAGCTCTGAAACAATATATAGAACCTATTATTACTAAATCTAAAATAAAAACTCTTCATTCTAGAAGGAATATATTTGCATTATTAAGAGATAAAATTGCAGTATCAGAACTTTTTAAAGAATCTTTTCAAAAAGTCCTTGAACGTCCTGGTGGTTATACAAGAATTATAAAAATACAATCTCGTTTTGGGGATATGGCTAAGTTATCTATGATTGAATTAGTTGATTTTAATGATATTTATAATTCCAAAAAAAATAAGAAATCTATAAGGCGTAGTAATAAAAGGAAGAGGAAGGATCAAATAGATAAATAACTATGAGTCAAATTAAAACTATTAAAGCTAGACAAATATTAGATTCTAGAGGGAATCCTACTGTAGAAGTAGATGTGGTAACAGAAAAAAATATATTAGGACGTGCTTCTGTTCCATCTGGAGCCTCTAAAGGAGAAAATGAAGCTTTTGAGTTGCGGGATGGTGGAGAGAAATTTTTAGGGAATGGGGTACTGAAAGCAGTTCATAATGTGAATAATATTATAGCTCCTGAATTAATAGGTTTTTCTATAATGGATCAAAT
Protein-coding sequences here:
- the secY gene encoding preprotein translocase subunit SecY translates to MNNFLVTFHNIWNAKELRKKIITTLSFLLVYRFGAYIPIPGINPLGISNFLESLNSGSKGLMQILSSFTGGAFNRASIFALGIMPYISASIIIQLMCIIIPYLQRLQRDGETGRRQINFLTRWLTVGICLIQAPLYLISLTKQFIPFSNSVLSNAYLLKINTFYGKTLFWTIGIVILTSGTLFTMWLGDKITEEGIGNGVSLIIMSGIIARFPDAITKEIFSKLEVGHGGLIVLFFEILLWLLVILFSIVIIQAIRKIPVQYVSHYKSLGFDSKLIHKKHQYIPLKMTAAGVMPIIFSQAIMLFPLTFYDYVHNDKMKKFFYLFQDVYGLCYNLTFSLLVIIFTFFYTAITIPVNQMADDLKRNGGHIPKIKPGKETAEYIDSVLSKITFPGAILLAIIAILPSIVFRLGITQNFALFYGGTSLLIVVGVILDIIQQVDIYLLNYYYDDLMMMKNRNSRYTISSKL
- the infA gene encoding translation initiation factor IF-1; the protein is MAKQKHIEVDGTIIESSPNAMFRVELENGCIVKAHISGKMRMHYIKILPGDKVRLEMSSYDLKRGRITYRY
- the rpmJ gene encoding 50S ribosomal protein L36 — encoded protein: MKVRTSLKKRTDNCKIIRRKGRLRIINKKNPRFKQKQG
- the rpsM gene encoding 30S ribosomal protein S13, translating into MSVRISGVDLPKSKRGIIGLTYLYGISKSLSKKILSSVGINENIRVMDWSDEEISNIRKYISNHVKIEGELRSEIQLSIKSLMDIGCYRGTRHRKRLPLRGQKTKNNCRTRKGRKKTVANKKKAVK
- the rpsK gene encoding 30S ribosomal protein S11 — protein: MAKSSLGKKKSIVIDSLGIAHIQSTFNNIIITLTNKKGEVIAWSSAGKMNFKGSKKNTPYAAQMAAENVDKKGLNAGIKKVEVKVKGPGAGRDAAIRALSNSGIVVTLIKDITPLPHNGCRPPKRRRV
- the rpsD gene encoding 30S ribosomal protein S4, with product MAKYIGPKTKISRKFGECIYGEDKYFERRKYPSGQHGNNRRRGKRSEYFIQLIEKQKAKYTYGILERQFEKLFFEAARKKGITGELLLQACESRLDNIVFRLKFSPSRSSARQIVSHRHITVNDRIVNIPSFRLRPGDKIGIREKSKKHPVILESISNKVGSLVEWLILDEKNMFGVFRIMPKRKQIPENIKEQLIVELYSK
- a CDS encoding DNA-directed RNA polymerase subunit alpha codes for the protein MSILDFVKPDRITISEFTDQKGIFHLKPLEPGYGLTLGNALRRVLLGSLKGFAVTSIKIKGVKYEFSTIEGVVEDVTEIILNFKKIRFHRKVKGITKETVNVLIKNKEKITGKILNEFISSFQVLNTDVVVCHKEKSIPLEMSFTIEEGRGYVPAEENKKNNDDLIGNIPIDSIYTPIKNVKYTIENCRVGQKTDFESLSLEIITDGSMSPKIALMEASKILIKYFSIFSHEKIGKKEHEEISKERKYDEEFLRIRTLLKSKLTDMDLSVRTKNCLKSASIQSVADLVNCNRSNMLKMRNFGKKSLEELESKMKEKGLYFGMDISEYKLNQE
- the rplQ gene encoding 50S ribosomal protein L17, with amino-acid sequence MNHRRKNNHLGRKFGHRKSTLSNMSSSLIKEKRIFTTLAKAKALKQYIEPIITKSKIKTLHSRRNIFALLRDKIAVSELFKESFQKVLERPGGYTRIIKIQSRFGDMAKLSMIELVDFNDIYNSKKNKKSIRRSNKRKRKDQIDK